From a region of the Salinispira pacifica genome:
- a CDS encoding heavy metal translocating P-type ATPase: MDIIQLDIQGMTCASCVGHVEKALKNVDGTDMANVNLATEKATISYDPEKTDIQALLDSVSKSGYSARPAAEDRSETEEKKRRKLKKLKVHTIISALLSAPLVLAMAAMLLSIESLSFLHNPWVQLALATPVQFWIGLRFYKTAWATLKAGNPGMDVLVALGTSAAYAYSVFNGFFADSLGIEGSGLYFEASAVIITLVLFGKYLEEMAKGKTSDALKKLMNLQPEQATVKRGGEELVIPVRDVIQGDYVLVRPGGRIPVDGKVLSGASAVDESMVTGESIPVEKAERDDVIGGTVNSYGSLIVEAGNLGSDSVLSRIISVVEEAQGSKAPIQKLADKVAGIFVPAVLGIALLTFLLWWLAGGNMNSGIISAVAVLVIACPCALGLATPTAIMVGTGLGAQRGILIKNGEILQAAGKINAVVLDKTGTVTQGRPVVREIHRIQEPGDAGSQPLGDEEILSIAAGLEYHSEHPLARAVVDAAEERGIEIPHISDFRSVPGKGVSGSLNGARHIIGTSTFMKEEHIDTREAETQLRELENRGMTCILLADPRKVLSVIAVADSIKESSREGIEMLKKMGIDVYMITGDNRRSAASIAREAGIDNILAEVLPEDKAREVEKLREQGYTVAMAGDGVNDAPALATADLGIAMGQGTDIAMETAEITLMRGDLREIANTILLSQRSMAKIRQNLFWAFFYNSVGIPFAALGMLNPVIAGAAMAFSSVSVVSNSLSLKRFDPAKALKRFKPVGLPAESVNKDTSGNKDSSGNKDSSGSKNIEARFGNRNQSDSETGQNSSGESPEQTTNTKESTMQIQVQGMSCNHCKMAVENAAASVEGIKSPSVDLEKGILDFELENVHEGNSAERVEQLKAAVQNAGYETV; encoded by the coding sequence ATGGATATTATTCAGTTGGATATACAGGGCATGACCTGCGCCTCATGTGTGGGACATGTGGAAAAGGCGCTGAAAAACGTGGACGGCACGGATATGGCGAATGTAAATCTGGCCACCGAGAAAGCCACTATCAGCTATGACCCGGAAAAAACCGATATTCAGGCTCTGCTGGACAGCGTGAGCAAAAGCGGGTACTCCGCACGCCCCGCCGCCGAAGATCGGTCCGAGACAGAAGAGAAGAAGCGCAGAAAGCTGAAGAAGCTGAAGGTGCATACGATTATCTCTGCCCTTCTCAGTGCACCCCTGGTGCTGGCCATGGCGGCCATGCTGCTCTCCATTGAGTCCCTGTCATTTCTTCATAATCCCTGGGTGCAGCTTGCCCTTGCCACTCCAGTGCAGTTCTGGATCGGCCTTCGTTTTTATAAAACCGCCTGGGCTACTCTGAAGGCGGGAAACCCCGGCATGGATGTGCTGGTTGCCCTGGGTACCAGTGCCGCATATGCCTACAGCGTGTTCAACGGCTTCTTCGCCGATTCACTGGGAATAGAAGGCAGCGGACTGTATTTTGAAGCATCAGCGGTGATTATCACCCTGGTACTGTTCGGCAAATACCTTGAAGAGATGGCCAAGGGCAAAACCTCCGATGCCCTGAAAAAGCTGATGAACCTCCAGCCGGAACAGGCCACCGTGAAACGGGGAGGTGAAGAACTTGTGATTCCGGTACGTGATGTTATTCAGGGTGATTACGTACTGGTTCGCCCCGGGGGACGGATCCCCGTGGACGGCAAAGTTCTTTCAGGGGCTTCCGCGGTTGATGAAAGCATGGTCACCGGTGAGAGCATTCCCGTTGAAAAGGCAGAACGGGATGATGTTATCGGGGGAACCGTCAACAGTTACGGTTCTCTCATTGTTGAAGCGGGAAATCTGGGCAGCGATTCTGTACTGTCACGAATTATCTCTGTTGTGGAGGAAGCACAGGGCTCCAAAGCGCCCATTCAGAAACTCGCTGACAAGGTTGCGGGTATTTTTGTGCCGGCGGTATTGGGCATTGCCCTGCTCACATTCCTTCTGTGGTGGCTTGCCGGGGGCAATATGAACAGCGGAATTATATCTGCAGTGGCCGTTCTGGTGATTGCATGTCCCTGCGCCCTGGGTCTGGCCACTCCCACTGCAATTATGGTGGGCACCGGATTAGGTGCACAGAGGGGAATCCTGATCAAAAACGGGGAAATTCTTCAGGCCGCCGGAAAGATCAACGCAGTGGTTCTGGACAAGACCGGGACCGTCACCCAGGGCAGACCCGTTGTCAGGGAAATCCACCGGATTCAAGAGCCCGGTGATGCCGGATCTCAGCCCCTGGGGGATGAAGAAATTCTCAGCATTGCCGCAGGATTGGAATATCACTCAGAACATCCCCTGGCCCGTGCCGTTGTTGATGCGGCGGAAGAACGAGGGATAGAAATCCCCCATATCTCGGATTTTCGTTCCGTGCCGGGTAAAGGTGTAAGCGGCAGTCTGAACGGAGCCAGGCACATTATCGGCACATCGACCTTCATGAAAGAAGAGCACATAGACACCCGGGAAGCGGAAACCCAACTCAGGGAGCTGGAAAACCGGGGTATGACCTGTATCCTGTTGGCGGATCCCCGCAAAGTTTTGAGTGTGATTGCCGTAGCCGACTCAATAAAGGAGAGCTCCCGTGAAGGGATTGAAATGCTAAAAAAGATGGGCATTGATGTCTATATGATTACCGGAGATAACCGCCGGAGTGCGGCATCCATAGCCCGGGAAGCGGGAATTGATAATATACTGGCAGAGGTACTTCCCGAGGATAAAGCCCGGGAGGTGGAAAAACTCCGGGAACAGGGCTACACGGTGGCAATGGCCGGTGACGGGGTGAACGATGCCCCTGCACTCGCTACTGCGGATCTTGGAATCGCCATGGGTCAGGGAACCGATATCGCCATGGAAACCGCAGAAATCACCCTCATGCGGGGCGATCTCCGGGAAATTGCAAACACCATTCTCCTGTCCCAGAGGAGCATGGCAAAAATCCGGCAGAATCTTTTCTGGGCCTTTTTCTACAACAGCGTGGGAATCCCCTTCGCCGCCCTGGGAATGCTGAATCCGGTGATTGCCGGTGCCGCCATGGCATTCAGCTCGGTCTCGGTTGTGAGTAATTCCCTGAGTCTGAAAAGATTCGATCCGGCAAAGGCGCTGAAGCGCTTCAAACCCGTCGGTCTCCCGGCAGAATCCGTAAACAAGGATACATCAGGAAATAAGGATTCTTCAGGAAACAAGGATTCATCAGGAAGCAAAAATATAGAGGCCCGGTTCGGAAACCGAAACCAATCAGATTCCGAAACCGGACAGAACTCTTCGGGAGAATCCCCGGAGCAAACCACCAATACGAAGGAGAGTACCATGCAGATACAGGTACAGGGAATGAGCTGTAATCATTGCAAAATGGCCGTGGAAAATGCGGCTGCGTCAGTTGAGGGAATCAAGAGCCCCAGCGTAGACCTGGAAAAGGGAATTCTGGACTTCGAGCTGGAAAACGTCCATGAAGGAAATTCCGCTGAACGGGTGGAACAGCTGAAGGCAGCGGTTCAAAACGCCGGGTACGAAACCGTATAG
- a CDS encoding carbohydrate ABC transporter permease, giving the protein MKKRTEYRFLRLQFTLAPVYFLAPAFLLFSVFVLWPIVQSIWISFHEWSGFGEMTWVGFENYSKLFQDNDFRISIFNNIKWLVLMLLAPVGGLVLALFLNQQVRGIRIVKSLFFFPFVINLVVVGLIFSWFYNPDLGLLAAIFRSLGLKPIPILADENLATYGIILANLWPQTAYCMILYLTGLTSMNTQVIEAGRIDGAHGWLMLKNVVLPQLRGASFIAIVVTVIGALRSFDLIAIMTAGGPWGRSNVLAYFMYDEALFNFKMGYGAAIAVILFLIMSIFIAFFLNSVVRNER; this is encoded by the coding sequence TTGAAAAAACGTACAGAATACCGTTTCCTGCGTTTACAGTTCACCCTTGCCCCGGTGTATTTTCTTGCCCCGGCTTTTCTGCTGTTTTCCGTGTTTGTCCTCTGGCCCATTGTGCAGAGCATATGGATCAGCTTTCATGAATGGAGCGGCTTCGGAGAAATGACCTGGGTGGGATTCGAAAATTATTCAAAACTCTTTCAGGATAATGATTTTCGCATCTCAATCTTCAACAATATCAAGTGGCTGGTGCTCATGCTCCTGGCCCCGGTAGGCGGGCTCGTACTGGCGCTCTTTCTGAATCAGCAGGTACGGGGAATCCGGATTGTAAAATCCCTGTTCTTTTTCCCCTTCGTCATCAATCTGGTTGTGGTGGGATTGATATTTTCCTGGTTTTACAACCCGGACCTGGGTCTTCTTGCTGCAATTTTCCGGAGCCTGGGGCTGAAGCCCATACCTATTCTGGCGGATGAAAACCTCGCGACCTACGGAATTATTCTTGCCAATCTCTGGCCCCAGACCGCCTACTGCATGATTCTATACCTCACCGGACTCACCAGCATGAATACTCAGGTAATAGAGGCGGGACGAATCGACGGCGCCCACGGCTGGTTAATGTTGAAAAATGTGGTCCTTCCCCAGCTGAGAGGCGCAAGCTTCATAGCAATTGTGGTCACCGTCATCGGTGCCCTGAGAAGTTTTGACCTGATTGCCATTATGACCGCCGGGGGACCCTGGGGACGGTCCAATGTTCTGGCGTATTTTATGTACGATGAAGCCCTGTTCAATTTCAAGATGGGCTATGGCGCCGCCATTGCAGTGATTCTGTTTCTGATTATGTCCATTTTCATAGCATTCTTTCTCAACTCAGTTGTCCGAAACGAGAGGTAA
- a CDS encoding carbohydrate ABC transporter permease produces the protein MFPTPIQRTSAPVRVIYRIALPVVLLFWLLPMLAILITSIRGNADIIAGNYWGWPTEFKMVENYSEVFNPARSPMLLYLRNSIIITLPSVFFAVFFSAMAGYGLAIHKFKGRILIYAMFIAGNFVPFQILMIPVRTIFSNLDLLDTLLALIIFHTAFQIGFATFFLRNFIADLPMALVESARIEGATELTIFFRVILPLIRPALASLGVLLFTFIWNDFFWALTLVQSDAARPITFGLQALRGQWSISWNLIAAGSVVAAVPSILVFFVLQRQFIQGLTFGGVKG, from the coding sequence ATGTTTCCAACACCAATTCAACGAACCAGCGCTCCTGTACGGGTCATATATCGAATCGCACTGCCTGTGGTTCTCCTGTTCTGGCTTCTGCCCATGCTTGCGATCCTCATCACATCCATCCGGGGAAATGCGGATATCATCGCCGGGAATTACTGGGGCTGGCCCACAGAGTTCAAAATGGTGGAAAATTATTCGGAGGTGTTTAACCCTGCCCGCTCGCCGATGCTGTTGTATCTGAGGAACTCAATAATCATCACCCTTCCTTCGGTGTTTTTCGCCGTATTTTTCAGCGCCATGGCAGGCTATGGTCTGGCCATTCATAAATTCAAGGGCCGGATTCTCATCTATGCCATGTTTATCGCCGGGAATTTTGTTCCTTTTCAAATACTGATGATACCGGTACGAACCATATTTTCAAATCTCGATTTGCTGGATACCCTGCTTGCCCTGATTATCTTTCACACCGCCTTTCAGATAGGGTTCGCAACGTTTTTTCTCAGAAATTTCATTGCCGATTTGCCCATGGCCCTGGTGGAATCCGCCCGTATTGAGGGAGCCACAGAGCTGACCATATTCTTCCGGGTCATTTTACCCCTGATCCGGCCGGCTCTGGCCTCCCTGGGCGTACTGCTGTTTACATTTATCTGGAACGATTTCTTCTGGGCGCTCACTCTGGTTCAAAGCGACGCTGCCCGGCCCATCACCTTTGGTCTTCAGGCGCTGAGAGGCCAATGGTCGATATCCTGGAACCTGATAGCCGCCGGTTCTGTGGTTGCTGCGGTCCCCTCTATTCTGGTGTTCTTTGTCCTGCAGCGACAGTTTATTCAGGGTCTAACGTTCGGCGGAGTGAAGGGCTGA
- a CDS encoding metal-sensitive transcriptional regulator, with product MARPETDDTVRKAHHPYETKAHMLNRMKRIEGQIRGISRMIQEDVYCDDILHQFMSVESAIQGVKKTLLEAHVKSCVVEQIQNGELEVVDELMTTIRKMTK from the coding sequence ATGGCACGACCCGAAACAGATGACACGGTGCGCAAGGCGCATCATCCGTATGAAACCAAGGCACATATGCTGAACCGGATGAAACGAATTGAAGGACAGATCCGGGGCATATCCCGGATGATTCAGGAAGACGTCTACTGTGATGATATCCTCCATCAGTTTATGAGCGTTGAGTCGGCAATTCAGGGGGTCAAAAAGACTCTCCTTGAAGCCCATGTGAAAAGCTGCGTGGTGGAACAAATCCAGAACGGCGAACTGGAGGTAGTTGATGAGCTGATGACCACCATTCGGAAAATGACCAAGTAG
- a CDS encoding ABC transporter substrate-binding protein produces MVRRMVIIMACLVLLAPLGLAANGQDEAADDGPRKLVINSNLSDPAPKAAFEDLVNRFREEYPDIEVTLNSFDHEAYKTAIRNFLASNPPDVALWFAGNRMKFFVDQGLIMDISDLWEEAGFNDSMASSRPTLTVDGKQYGVPWGYYQWGMFYRTDIFEEYGIDVPETWDEFMEAGDTLVENGITPVTIGTKFLWTAAGWFDYLNLRINGYDYHMDLTAGDASYLDPELDRVFEVWEDMIDRGFFLENHATYSWQEAQAPFINGNAAMYLIGNFITPDLESAGVIDNVGFFQFPQINPEVGMYEDAPMEAYLVPAGAENVEEAKLFLEFASRADVLADFAYEVGNIPPNKNSRPPEDRFTLAGFEMLNQADGLAQFYDRDTDPEMASVGMEGFQEFMVNPDRLPEIRARLDEERKNIFQ; encoded by the coding sequence ATGGTACGACGAATGGTAATAATAATGGCTTGTCTGGTACTCCTGGCGCCGTTGGGTCTTGCTGCCAACGGACAGGATGAAGCAGCCGACGACGGTCCCAGAAAACTGGTGATCAATTCCAACCTTTCCGATCCGGCCCCCAAAGCGGCATTTGAGGATCTGGTGAACAGATTCCGTGAAGAATACCCGGATATTGAAGTTACCCTGAACAGCTTCGATCATGAGGCGTATAAAACCGCGATCCGGAACTTCCTGGCTTCCAATCCCCCGGATGTGGCCCTGTGGTTCGCCGGAAACCGCATGAAGTTCTTTGTTGATCAGGGCCTGATCATGGATATTTCCGATCTCTGGGAAGAAGCAGGCTTTAATGATTCAATGGCTTCCAGCCGCCCCACCCTCACCGTTGACGGTAAACAGTACGGCGTACCCTGGGGATACTACCAGTGGGGTATGTTTTACCGTACAGACATTTTTGAGGAATACGGAATCGATGTACCTGAAACCTGGGACGAATTCATGGAAGCCGGCGATACCCTGGTGGAAAACGGCATAACTCCCGTTACCATCGGAACCAAGTTTCTCTGGACTGCAGCCGGCTGGTTCGACTACCTGAACCTGAGAATTAACGGCTACGACTACCACATGGACCTTACCGCCGGAGACGCCAGCTATCTTGATCCTGAACTGGACAGGGTTTTCGAGGTTTGGGAAGATATGATTGACCGGGGATTCTTCCTGGAAAACCATGCCACCTATTCCTGGCAGGAAGCACAGGCACCGTTTATCAACGGAAATGCCGCAATGTACCTGATCGGAAACTTTATTACTCCCGACCTGGAAAGCGCAGGGGTTATCGACAACGTCGGATTCTTCCAGTTCCCGCAGATCAATCCTGAAGTGGGTATGTATGAAGACGCACCCATGGAAGCCTACCTGGTACCTGCCGGGGCGGAAAACGTGGAAGAAGCAAAGCTCTTTCTTGAGTTTGCTTCCAGGGCGGATGTTCTGGCGGACTTTGCCTATGAAGTCGGCAATATTCCCCCGAACAAGAACAGCCGGCCCCCGGAAGACCGCTTTACTCTGGCAGGTTTCGAAATGCTGAACCAGGCCGACGGTCTTGCACAGTTCTACGACCGGGACACCGATCCGGAAATGGCCTCTGTGGGCATGGAAGGTTTTCAGGAGTTCATGGTGAATCCCGACCGTCTCCCGGAAATCCGGGCACGGCTGGATGAAGAACGGAAGAATATTTTCCAGTAA
- a CDS encoding PAS domain-containing sensor histidine kinase produces MRSLRRTLMMVLLALQLTHSAAQQFQVPDFASPTESIRLLLIASYHPAFPTWPVQREGLEERIREFEGNHQVNICLDVEFMDSKRLFSRVHFANFRNGLVEKLNNLPGYHGVLTADDNALHFVLENREELFPGIPLVFFGVNDADRAASAMKQPQISGVAERIPLEENIRFLKAAFSEPSAIYGISDGTNTGISDARLFRSMQKQFPETELRLLDLAVMSYRELKNTVKEISPSNPVILLDAYLDKQDTGMEFDQAVRFLTEDVRVPMFHVYEHGIGSGLTGGVVISHRLQAYHAMDLLIDMLGSGGDLVPPRLMSPPVRLMLDYNRWRSLGISLPAEWSNPQWVNKPLTIWDLYGIWALIAILLFAGLAILTVLLIGSRRKLILSREQIQREHRRYRTLFDEFSLGLWEEDLSAVRMFLEKLKSSHKGNFSDFLRRNPVLIQESIRDIRIIRVNDAVLKMYKARGEEELIRRLPEIFPPQAKDVFAQAMTRLFEGAGEFSSELLQRDLTGREFWVRFRLTILQGHGLDWRRALVSTEDIDEKIRNRHMLAESLREKETLLREMHHRIKNNLNTVSSLIDLQEEKIEDQRLRDVLDAARGRIYSISMMHELLYGSDTRNSVSLRDYFERIRDAVFSLHQDVINPQEFRQRAPVPELLADIELDISRMVPLGLIFNEILTNTIKHGKTPYERLTIDIKCRMNGNQAELLFQDNGGGNGGADSNSVTSQSRAGGLGLELIQVLGEQLGGDVLSQPVPGGFRVAVSFPLNAPE; encoded by the coding sequence ATGCGATCTCTCCGACGTACGCTGATGATGGTATTATTGGCCCTGCAGCTAACCCATTCCGCCGCCCAGCAATTCCAGGTTCCGGATTTTGCATCTCCAACGGAGAGCATCAGACTGCTGCTTATTGCGTCCTACCATCCGGCATTTCCCACCTGGCCGGTTCAGCGGGAGGGGCTTGAGGAACGGATCCGGGAATTCGAGGGAAACCACCAGGTCAATATCTGTCTGGATGTTGAATTCATGGATAGTAAACGACTCTTCAGCCGGGTACATTTTGCCAATTTCCGCAACGGGCTTGTAGAGAAACTGAACAACCTTCCCGGGTATCACGGAGTCCTCACAGCCGATGACAATGCATTACATTTTGTCCTGGAGAACCGGGAAGAGCTTTTCCCGGGAATTCCTTTGGTATTTTTCGGAGTGAACGATGCAGACCGGGCCGCCTCGGCCATGAAACAGCCCCAGATTTCCGGTGTTGCCGAGAGAATTCCCCTGGAAGAAAATATCCGCTTTTTAAAGGCGGCTTTTTCCGAACCTTCGGCCATCTACGGCATATCCGATGGCACCAATACCGGCATTAGCGATGCGCGACTTTTCAGATCCATGCAGAAACAATTTCCTGAAACCGAACTCCGCCTGCTTGATCTGGCGGTTATGAGCTACCGGGAGCTGAAAAATACTGTGAAGGAGATATCCCCCTCAAATCCGGTAATTCTCCTGGACGCCTATCTGGATAAACAGGACACGGGCATGGAATTTGACCAGGCGGTCAGATTTCTTACAGAGGATGTACGGGTTCCCATGTTCCACGTGTATGAACACGGTATCGGTTCAGGACTCACAGGCGGAGTGGTGATCTCCCATCGGCTGCAGGCCTACCATGCCATGGATCTATTAATTGATATGCTGGGATCCGGCGGTGATCTTGTCCCTCCACGGCTGATGAGTCCTCCGGTAAGATTGATGCTTGACTATAATCGCTGGCGGTCCCTGGGAATTTCCCTGCCCGCAGAGTGGTCAAACCCCCAATGGGTTAACAAACCTCTCACAATCTGGGATCTCTACGGTATATGGGCTCTCATCGCCATTCTGCTTTTTGCCGGTCTCGCAATCCTCACAGTTCTGCTGATCGGCAGCAGAAGAAAGCTGATCCTCAGCCGGGAGCAGATACAGCGGGAACACAGGCGTTACCGAACCCTCTTCGATGAGTTTTCTCTGGGACTATGGGAAGAGGATCTTTCGGCGGTCCGCATGTTCCTGGAAAAGCTGAAAAGCAGTCACAAGGGGAATTTCTCCGATTTTCTCCGCCGCAATCCTGTCCTGATTCAGGAAAGCATCAGGGACATCAGGATCATCAGGGTGAATGATGCAGTGCTCAAGATGTATAAGGCCCGGGGGGAAGAGGAACTGATTCGCAGGCTGCCGGAGATTTTTCCTCCCCAGGCGAAAGATGTATTTGCCCAGGCAATGACCCGGCTTTTTGAAGGAGCCGGGGAATTCAGCTCTGAACTCCTTCAACGGGATCTCACCGGAAGGGAATTCTGGGTTCGTTTCCGCCTTACCATTCTCCAGGGGCACGGTCTGGACTGGAGACGGGCTCTGGTATCCACGGAAGATATTGATGAAAAAATCAGGAACAGACACATGCTTGCCGAATCCCTGCGGGAAAAAGAAACCCTGCTTCGGGAAATGCACCACCGCATTAAAAACAATCTGAACACTGTAAGTTCCCTCATCGATCTTCAGGAAGAGAAAATTGAGGACCAACGGCTTCGGGATGTGCTGGACGCTGCCCGGGGAAGAATTTACAGCATCTCCATGATGCATGAGCTGCTCTACGGTTCGGATACCCGGAACTCAGTCAGTCTGAGGGATTATTTTGAACGGATACGTGATGCGGTGTTCTCTCTGCATCAGGATGTAATCAATCCCCAAGAGTTCCGGCAGCGTGCACCTGTCCCGGAACTATTAGCCGATATCGAACTGGACATATCCCGGATGGTACCATTGGGTCTTATTTTCAATGAGATCCTCACAAACACCATTAAGCACGGGAAGACCCCATATGAGCGGCTCACAATTGATATTAAATGCAGAATGAACGGGAATCAGGCGGAGCTCCTTTTTCAGGATAACGGCGGAGGAAATGGCGGGGCTGATTCAAACAGCGTAACCAGCCAATCCCGGGCCGGAGGGCTGGGTCTTGAGCTGATCCAGGTTCTGGGAGAACAGCTGGGAGGAGATGTGCTCTCCCAGCCGGTGCCCGGAGGATTCAGGGTTGCAGTGAGCTTTCCCCTGAATGCCCCGGAATAA
- a CDS encoding alpha-galactosidase, with the protein MIHIDEYLDHGPRFRLDAGEASYAFMIFDRRFPVHLYWGGRLSRMPDPGAILRPCPRDYAVLRQGSSDFSPWPESGAGYTPSTMPMELGVWGWGDDRPGSVHIRYADGTPGTELVYEGWEIPGSPLQPEGMPLIHEQAAECETLRITLKDPARSLRLHMHYTVHERMNAVIRWIRFENSGDDPVILNNPPAFSLDLQGTGKSLVRLQGGWASERHVDARALPPGISRQESRAGAVGHGQTPFIALGDPGAHEFSGTVRAFSLAYSGNFYAQTAADEHMNCRVSMGVNQYRGNLATGETFDTPAAVLVYSNRGFSGMSGNFHHLIRDFIQSKELREWPRHVIINSWEAMYFDVTEKKILNLARKGKEVGAELLVLDDGWFSARRNDQTSLGDWDYNHRRFPRGLGALGDDIRGMGLKFGIWMEPEMVSPDSRLYREHPRWIISIPERTPSLARHQLILDLSRDEVVDYLKQTMTKVLKEARPDYLKWDMNRNITEPGFPALSGERQGEGMHRYILGLYRLIRYIRQEFPHMIIEGCAGGGGRMDLSMTAYSPRFWTSDQTDAVERLPIQYGSSLIFPPETLGAHVSAVPNHQVGRITPLESRCITAAAFSFGCELNPAGLSAGERQILKAWSLRYRELRDMIRRGNFYRLRGPLEPGWQTSLPESPEFARSRSYAWMLASRDFQTLGVFFHRPVKTGLSRSIPLRLYLPDSCLQDSYREKFSGNVYEGATLRDSGIHCEEADGDYMSRFMLLTRE; encoded by the coding sequence ATGATTCACATAGATGAATATCTTGATCACGGCCCGCGGTTCCGCCTGGATGCCGGAGAGGCAAGCTACGCCTTCATGATTTTTGACCGGCGGTTTCCGGTACACCTGTACTGGGGGGGCCGGCTCAGCCGGATGCCCGACCCCGGCGCAATTCTCCGTCCCTGCCCCCGGGACTACGCAGTACTCAGGCAGGGCAGTTCCGACTTCAGCCCCTGGCCTGAGAGCGGGGCCGGCTACACTCCCTCCACCATGCCTATGGAACTGGGTGTATGGGGCTGGGGTGATGACCGGCCCGGTTCGGTTCATATCCGCTACGCCGACGGCACTCCCGGAACGGAACTGGTGTATGAGGGCTGGGAAATCCCGGGTTCACCTCTCCAGCCTGAGGGCATGCCCCTGATTCATGAACAGGCCGCAGAATGTGAAACCCTCAGGATTACACTCAAGGATCCCGCCCGCAGTCTCAGACTGCACATGCATTATACGGTTCATGAACGGATGAACGCAGTAATCCGCTGGATCCGGTTTGAAAACTCCGGCGATGATCCGGTGATTCTGAACAATCCGCCGGCCTTCAGCCTGGACCTTCAGGGTACCGGAAAAAGTCTGGTGAGACTGCAGGGCGGATGGGCGTCGGAACGGCATGTGGACGCCCGGGCCCTTCCCCCAGGAATCAGCAGGCAGGAAAGCAGGGCCGGAGCGGTGGGACACGGTCAGACGCCGTTCATTGCCCTGGGTGATCCGGGAGCCCATGAATTCTCCGGAACCGTCCGGGCATTCAGCCTTGCCTACAGCGGAAATTTCTACGCTCAGACCGCAGCGGATGAACACATGAACTGCCGGGTGAGCATGGGCGTCAATCAATACCGGGGAAATCTGGCTACCGGAGAAACCTTCGATACACCTGCAGCGGTCCTGGTTTACTCCAACCGCGGGTTTTCCGGAATGAGCGGGAACTTTCACCACCTGATCCGGGATTTCATCCAGAGTAAAGAGCTGAGAGAATGGCCCCGTCACGTGATCATCAACAGCTGGGAGGCCATGTACTTTGACGTCACCGAGAAAAAGATCCTCAACCTGGCCCGGAAGGGAAAGGAGGTCGGAGCCGAACTGCTGGTACTGGATGACGGCTGGTTTTCCGCCAGGAGAAACGATCAAACTTCCCTGGGTGACTGGGATTACAACCACAGGCGCTTCCCCCGTGGGCTGGGAGCTCTGGGGGATGATATCCGGGGTATGGGGCTGAAGTTCGGCATCTGGATGGAACCGGAAATGGTATCTCCGGACAGCCGGCTCTACCGTGAACATCCCCGCTGGATCATATCAATCCCCGAACGCACCCCCAGCCTGGCCCGGCATCAGCTCATTCTGGATCTCTCCCGGGATGAGGTGGTCGACTATCTGAAGCAAACTATGACGAAGGTGCTGAAGGAAGCCCGGCCCGACTATCTGAAATGGGACATGAACAGGAACATTACCGAACCCGGCTTCCCCGCCCTTTCCGGGGAACGGCAGGGAGAGGGAATGCACCGCTACATTCTGGGACTCTACCGGCTCATACGATACATCCGTCAGGAATTCCCCCACATGATTATCGAAGGCTGTGCCGGCGGAGGCGGGCGGATGGACCTTTCCATGACGGCATATTCTCCCCGGTTCTGGACCAGCGACCAGACCGACGCCGTGGAGAGGCTTCCGATTCAATACGGCAGCAGTCTGATATTTCCTCCGGAAACACTGGGCGCACATGTATCGGCGGTTCCCAACCATCAGGTGGGGCGCATCACCCCCCTGGAAAGCCGGTGCATCACTGCGGCTGCCTTCTCCTTCGGCTGCGAGCTGAATCCGGCCGGCTTATCCGCGGGTGAACGGCAGATTCTGAAAGCATGGTCCCTTCGCTACCGGGAGCTGAGAGACATGATCCGGAGGGGAAATTTCTACCGACTCCGGGGACCGCTGGAACCGGGCTGGCAGACATCCCTGCCAGAATCACCGGAGTTCGCCCGATCCCGCAGCTATGCCTGGATGCTTGCCTCCCGGGATTTCCAGACTCTTGGGGTATTCTTTCACAGACCCGTGAAAACCGGACTATCCCGATCTATTCCACTCAGGCTGTATCTTCCCGATTCCTGCCTCCAGGACAGCTACCGGGAAAAATTCAGCGGAAACGTTTATGAAGGCGCAACCCTACGGGATTCCGGTATTCACTGTGAGGAAGCCGACGGGGATTACATGAGCAGATTCATGCTTCTCACGAGAGAATAA